ATTGTGTTGCTTCTCCCCCAAGGCCCATCAGCACAGGCTCCACAGCTTCTCCCCCAAGGCCCGTCAGCGCAGGCTCCATAGCTTCTTCCTCGAGGTCTGTCAGCACAGGTTCCACAGCTTCTCCCTCAAGGTCAGTCGGCGAAGGCTCTACAGCTTCTCCCTCGAGATCTGTCAGCACAGGTTCCATGGCTGCTTCTCTGAGCTCCATCAGCGCAGTCTCTGCAGTTTCTTCCCCGGGACTTGTCAGCATAGGCTCCATGGCTTCTTCTCTGAGGTCCATCAGTATAGTCTCTGCAGCTTCTTCTCCAAGGCCCATTAGCACATGCTTTGCAGCATATCCTCCAAGATCCAACTGTGCAGACTCTGCAGCGTACCCCCCAAGGTCTGACTGCCCAGGCTCTACAGGATACCCCCCGAGATCTGATTGCCCAGGCTCTGCAGTGTACTCCCCGAGGTCTGACCGCCCAGGCTCTGCAGTGTACTCCCCGAGGTCTGACCGCCCAGGCTCTGCAGTGTACTCCCCGAGGTCTGACCGCCCAGGCTCTGCAGTGTACTCCCCGAGGTCTGACCGCCCAGGCTCTGCAGTGTACTCCCCGAGGTCTGACCGCCCAGGCTCTGCAGTGTACTCCCCGAGGTCTGACCGCCCAGGCTCTGCAGTATACTCCCCGAGGTCTGACTGCTCAGGCTCCGAGGCATACCCCCCAATGTCTGACAGCCCAGGCTCCACAGCATACTCCCCGAGGTCTGACTGCCCAGGCTCCACAGTGTATCCCCCAAGGTCTGACTGCTCAGGCTCCGCAGCATACCCCCCGAGGTCTGACTGCTCAGGCTCTGCAGCATACCCCCCGAGATCTGACCGCCCAGGCTCCACAGCGTATGTCCCAAAGTCCAATCGCATAGGCTCTGTAGGGTACCCCTCAAGATCCGATCCTGTAGGTTCCACAGTGTACCCCCTAATATCTGACTGTGCAGGCTCTGCAGCATATCTTCCAAGGTCCAACCCTGCAGGCTCCACATAGTACCCCTCCAGGTCTGATCCCATAGGTTCTGCAACGTACCCCCCAAGATCCAACCCTGCAGTTTCCTCAACGTACCCCCTAAGGTCTATCTGCGTAGGCTCTGAAGCATCCTTTGGTTCTATCAGCACATGATCCACAGCATCCCCATTCACATCAAATAATTCAgacttttcttcttcttcttttataTCTAGTATTAGAGTTTCTGAGGCTCTCTCTTTATCCTCTCTCACTGTGGGGGGGGTTTCAGGTAAGGCTTGAACCAGATCCACATCTTTCTCATTTATCCAAGTCTCTTCCTTCTCTATAGTGCAGCCTGCCACAGGTTCATATTCAATATCACTGTTAGCACTTTTAAGACCTCCCCTGACTGGGATGGAATCATACAGGCTATCAGCATGAGTTGAAATATCATCTATGAGTTCCCACTGTGTTGGGCTGACAAAAGGCTCTGGTGATCCCTGAGAACCTATGCTCCCTGTTTTGACATTGTCATCTGTGAGTATTTCTCTGATTCTTTccctcttcatactctcttttaagTCTTTCTCTTCTACAAGTGCCACTCCACTGGCTTTCTGTTTAGATTTTGCCTGTTCCTCTGATGGGTGCCACATCTGAAGCTTTGTACTTGAGTGCTTTACTGTGCTATCTATGGAAATGCCAGCAACTTTCCTACGATGAGGGGAGTAGTATTGGTTTTTTGAGCCAGTATATCTTTCCTTGGTATGAAGCCATCTATCTCTGGATTTTGCTCGTTTGTACTCCCGAGAGTGTGACCTTGAGTGAGGTCTCCTTCTATCACGGGACCTGGATCTCCATCGCTCTCTACCCCTGGAGCCACTCTCTCTTTTATCATAGCGGTCATGGCTGCGATCTCGTTTGTGCTTTCGTCTTTTAGCTCTCTCATCACTGCTGGACCATGAACGCTCCCTTCCTCGAGAATGGGACCTTGaccgtcttttttttttctttctgctgtAGTAATGGTCAGGAGAGGGACTGCCTGATCTTGACCTTTTTCTCTCCCAGTAAGAGGAACTTTTGGACTTCTTGTCTTTAACTTTCTTCTTCTTATAGCGTTCCCTACTACTGGAACTGGAATGCCCACTGGATGCCCTGTGGCCCTTGGATTTATATCTGGCCTTTTTGCTGCGATCCTCATCTGTTGACCAAGATGCTGACCTGGAACTCCTCTCTCGTGACCGTGATCTGGATGGAGTTTTTCGCTGTTTCTTACTAagtgatttcttttctttcttgggTTTCTTCTGGCTGCGGGAACTAGAATTGGAGCGAGAACGTGAGGATGATTCTGTCCTTCTATGCTGGTGTTTTTCTGTTGCTTTCTGCTGTGTCTCTTTACCTAGTGAAACCTTGGGATTTTGTTCAGCTTTCACACTAGTGTCACCAGGCTCTACCGCTTCATGAAATGCAACAGCATCCTCATTGATTTTTGCTTTCCAGTGCTCTAGCTCTAGCTCTGGGGTTAGTCTGACGGAACGTGTCGTACAGGAGGCAGCAATGTGATTATTCTCTTCATCTGTGTTATCATTCTCCACTTTTATCACTTTTTCTGCCATTGTTTCCatgtttctttcaataattatCTGCTTGAGTACAGAATCACTACGAAGCTCTGTGGAACGTGGTGGCGATGGTGAAGGTGCATCAGAAAAAACAGGACCCAATCTGGACACGCTTATTTTGGGCATTGTGGTAAAAAAAACGGAAACTACGAAATGTACCAATCTTGGCACTGTTTGTGGGAACCTCTGCTTGTGGTTCAGTCCTTTCAGGGCTACTGTGTGCTGAACTAGAGTCAGATCCTGTTGGATCAAAAGGGTCATAAATTTCACTCTTAACAGGTTTTGCCTTTTTGCTGCTGTTGACACAGGAAGGACTAGAGGGCTTTTGTTGTACTTTGTCTGTGTTACGTAAGGGATCATATGAACTTGGACTGAACAGACGACTGGAATGGCCTGCATTCCCACTAATGGTTATCCGAAAGCCCCCACCACTTTGTGCCTCCAAAACTCTAGATCCTCCTGACACATGGGATGCTGCACCACCACTGGCACTGATATTAGTGAAGGTAGAGCTATCTCCTGCATGACTGTGTTGCTCCTGAGACTCTCTGCCACTTGATTTGTTGTTTTGGACGGTGGTGAATCGTGAGGGCTGGCTGCTGTCCCCTTTACCAGTCAAATGATTTATACAAGAACTAGGGATACCAACACTGCCTGTCCCGTTGGCAGACTTTGGGTGCTCTCCACTTTCATCTCGTTTAATCTTTGGTATCCTGGGGAGTTCAGAAATGTCAAGTCTGACTGAAGGTTTTGATAGGTGTCTAGTAGGTGAATTTTTAACACATGAGATAGTATTGTGGGTTGGGGTAGCAATAGGAAGAGAGCGTGAAGCCTGCTTGCTGTCTCCATTAAATCGAGGTGTTTCAACCAACTTTTTCATgctttcaaaattctgaaatgggggAACACTAGAAACTATTGCATTGTGTAATTGTTCAGCTGCAGTCCCTGACG
This genomic window from Geotrypetes seraphini chromosome 19, aGeoSer1.1, whole genome shotgun sequence contains:
- the PHRF1 gene encoding LOW QUALITY PROTEIN: PHD and RING finger domain-containing protein 1 (The sequence of the model RefSeq protein was modified relative to this genomic sequence to represent the inferred CDS: inserted 2 bases in 1 codon) is translated as MDDEDSQDEQIIRNTALRKGTRQTPAIISEESSGSSGNDTDDDDEAEEVSEVEAEGMEDGSDFEEDDDDDGAEEETEDTGEHVESADNKSAKCAALSSDEDAENCPICLNVFRDQVVGTPENCAHYFCLDCILEWSKNASSCPVDRITFSCICIRAHFGGSILKKVPIESRTAQDEEEDDITNCQVCGRSDREDRLLLCDGCDSGYHMECLMPPLSAVPVDEWFCPQCEAENLPSNDADSLSDEEAIIPQLRVAPSTSRSRINGMRTRAIARTRQSERVRASVNQHRIRTAQRIQHVPNYLTSSLLDETIETVVAGLNTAVYQRPLASRSTTNQIAKPGRKKKRTGKKKPRTKSGTRSRSKGKKSGRRRRRKKAKKLKPAKDVTVRSRIAKTLGLCKPVRGVSIPAVQRAVEPSLGCLRADIGAASLSVFGDPYELDPFDSNEEHPVSPASPLSAKRRILSRSALRSHQPVARPISVGLSRSVAAPIREPVAETAPLPDLLGSILTGQNFLMMDSSDIVISRDGSLMAKNITCLSHKSLPNESRNGETQRYYFNPGPMPSGVGMSTLTAESPKLVLPPAQAQPASVSRITSSPSLFLPRGLERALNPMARSSGTAAEQLHNAIVSSVPPFQNFESMKKLVETPRFNGDSKQASRSLPIATPTHNTISCVKNSPTRHLSKPSVRLDISELPRIPKIKRDESGEHPKSANGTGSVGIPSSCINHLTGKGDSSQPSRFTTVQNNKSSGRESQEQHSHAGDSSTFTNISASGGAASHVSGGSRVLEAQSGGGFRITISGNAGHSSRLFSPSSYDPLRNTDKVQQKPSSPSCVNSSKKAKPVKSEIYDPFDPTGSDSSSAHSSPERTEPQAEVPTNSAKIGTFRSFRFFYHNAXKISVSRLGPVFSDAPSPSPPRSTELRSDSVLKQIIIERNMETMAEKVIKVENDNTDEENNHIAASCTTRSVRLTPELELEHWKAKINEDAVAFHEAVEPGDTSVKAEQNPKVSLGKETQQKATEKHQHRRTESSSRSRSNSSSRSQKKPKKEKKSLSKKQRKTPSRSRSRERSSRSASWSTDEDRSKKARYKSKGHRASSGHSSSSSRERYKKKKVKDKKSKSSSYWERKRSRSGSPSPDHYYSRKKKKRRSRSHSRGRERSWSSSDERAKRRKHKRDRSHDRYDKRESGSRGRERWRSRSRDRRRPHSRSHSREYKRAKSRDRWLHTKERYTGSKNQYYSPHRRKVAGISIDSTVKHSSTKLQMWHPSEEQAKSKQKASGVALVEEKDLKESMKRERIREILTDDNVKTGSIGSQGSPEPFVSPTQWELIDDISTHADSLYDSIPVRGGLKSANSDIEYEPVAGCTIEKEETWINEKDVDLVQALPETPPTVREDKERASETLILDIKEEEEKSELFDVNGDAVDHVLIEPKDASEPTQIDLRGYVEETAGLDLGGYVAEPMGSDLEGYYVEPAGLDLGRYAAEPAQSDIRGYTVEPTGSDLEGYPTEPMRLDFGTYAVEPGRSDLGGYAAEPEQSDLGGYAAEPEQSDLGGYTVEPGQSDLGEYAVEPGLSDIGGYASEPEQSDLGEYTAEPGRSDLGEYTAEPGRSDLGEYTAEPGRSDLGEYTAEPGRSDLGEYTAEPGRSDLGEYTAEPGRSDLGEYTAEPGQSDLGGYPVEPGQSDLGGYAAESAQLDLGGYAAKHVLMGLGEEAAETILMDLREEAMEPMLTSPGEETAETALMELREAAMEPVLTDLEGEAVEPSPTDLEGEAVEPVLTDLEEEAMEPALTGLGGEAVEPVLMGLGGEATQSVLIDIRGEATEPTLMSLGGETAEPALMDEEEAALTTTVMSAEEKTIVTTVIEEKEVASETSMMEWEEEALEITAMKVKEETSMMEEEEDEDEEGKVDQLLKKLKPQSISEEPVLKSKSLVKRVTWNLQDEESDPTAATAAAAAAEKTPRVPFYKQQRAREAPWKVTEMSNPILNQVITQNSPLALPLPVSIPPYAPVSEPTVQFFMQGSVPLLTGVAGAGLIPEPGCLVTACEPGAEAASIGESENQGKPPKQAPEKMKNEEYLKKLHIQERAVEEVKLAIKPFYQKREITKDEYKDILRKAVQKICHSKSGEINPVKVANLVKAYVERYKHMRKYKRPEPEEDQDSEHQTPA